DNA sequence from the Pseudorca crassidens isolate mPseCra1 chromosome 6, mPseCra1.hap1, whole genome shotgun sequence genome:
CCATTGACCCATCCATCTTCTAAAATGCAAGGAAGTGACTGGGGatctcattatttttcttcacaaaaaTGTTGCTCAtcaccttttctttcatttttgttctctttctcaggCCATCTCTCCTTTAGCAGTTAAAGGTAAGTTCTGAGACCTTCACGGGAGAGCTCTAGTGGTGCTCtaacacctcccctcccctcaggaaGGCCTCCCTGCTGCCAGCCTACACCAGCCTGCCCAATTTCTGGGCCATTTTTACCTCCCTTCAAGTTTTCCCAGGTCACCAAGGACCAGACAGGAGTGGAGGCTATCAGAACCAGGGGACGTGGTAGAGGACTGAGTGGGAGAGAATGATGGCTGTGTCTCTGAACATCCACATAGGTGACCTCATGTGGGTGAGTTATTGTTCtccaaaataaaatcagaatcatTTGCAATAAAATGGGCATCACTTGCTTaactgtttttcttgtttccaggACTCTATCCATATAATTAATTAGTAAATAATCATGGGGGATAGAGAAGTGTGACATGGCCCTTACCCTTAAGGTTATTACCTTGTTGAAGACACTAAACcaggctgggaaaactggacagctacatataaacgaatgaaattagaacactccctaacaccatacacaaaaaataaactcaaaatggattacagacctaaatgtaaggccagacactatcaaactcttagaggaaaacataggcagaacactctatgacataaatcacagcaagatcctttttgacccacctcctagagaaatggaaataaaaccaaaaataaacaaatgggacctaatgaaacttcaaagcttttgcacagcaaaggaaaccacaaacaagacgaaaaggcaaccctcagaacgggagaaaatatttgcaaatgaagcaactgacaaaggattaactccaaagtatacaagcagctcatgcacctcaatatcaaaaaaacaaacaacccagtccaaaaatgggcagaagacctaaatcgacatttctccgaagaagatatacagattgccaacaaacacatgaaagaatgctcaacatcactaatcattagagaaatgcaaatcaaaactacaatgaggtatcacctcacaccggtcaaaatggccatcatcaaaatatctacaaacagggcttccctggtggcgcagtggttgagagtccgcctgccgatgcaggggacacgggttcatgccccggtacgggaagatcccacatgccgcggagcggctgggcctgtgagccatggccactgagcctgcgcgtccggagcctgtgctccgcaatgggagaggccacaacagtgagaggcccacgtacagcaaaaaaaaaaaaaaaaaaaaaatctacaaacagtaaatgttggagagggtgtagagaaaagggaaccctcttgcactgttggtgagaatgtaaattgatacagccaatctggagaacagtatggaggttccttaaaaaactaaacatagaactaccatacgacccagcaatcccactactgggtacatcccctgagaaaaccataattccaaaagagtcatgtaccacaatgttcattgcagcactatttacaataggtaggacatggaagcaacctaagtgtccatcgacagatgaatggataaagaagatgtggcacatatatacaatggaatattactcagccataaaaagaaacgaaattgagttatttgtagtgaggtggatggacctagagtctgtcgtaaagagtgaagtaagtcagaaggagaaaaacaaatacgtatgctaacacatatatatggaatctggaaaaaaaaaaaggttctgaagaacctaggagcaggacgggaataaagacgcaaacatAGAGaatgacttgaggacacggggagggggaagggtaagctgggacgaagtgagagagtggcatggacatatacacactaccaaatgtaaaatacatagcttgtgggaagcagccgcatagcacagggagatcagctcagtgctttgtgaccacctagagggtggcaactatttacatatcatttacaCTGTATTCACAACTacttacacagcatttacattgtagtAGGTATTATatgtaatctagagatgatttaaagtatatgggaagattgtgtaggttatatgcaaatactactccattttgtataagggacttgagcatctgcagattttggtatccacaggagTTCTGGAAGCAATCCCACGGATACCGAGGGACGGCCTGCTctatttctagtattttatttGATCCCTAAAATGTGTTAATATAATTGTTTGCCTCAGGGCTCTGTTAGTGCTGCCACCAGTTTTGCAAGAGGTCAGGATGAATTCTACAATGTCATATGACATAGGCTATGAAATAGACTGGGGCCAGCCTGTAGCCACCTATACTCTTTATCGTCCCATGGAGGGTCATGTCAGGGCCTGGGTATCTGCTGGATACTGTGTTGGTTCTATTCCAATAGAGGGACTCCTACTCACTTTTTATAGGAAGAGCCTTAGTAAAcctattacatgttaacataaataacatattttatgaataataacCATACTTTCCAaagcaaaaacaatgaaaagactgcaattgctttacattttaccaaatctctttaatgtcatATAGCCTCTGGAAAAACTCCACTGTACACTTGTGAAGGAATAAGAGTGAAAAGGGCAAATAACATCTTGGTATTGTTATGAAAACTGTTCTGACCATATGAACCCCTTGAAAGTGTCTTGGGGACCTTAGAGGTCCCCATATCACACTGTGAAATCCATACTATCAAGATAccctgttggggcttccctggtggcacagtggttgagagtccgcctgccgatgcaggggacacgggttcgtgccccggtctgggaagatcccacatgccgcggagcggctaggcccgtgagccatggccactgagcctgcgcgtcctgagcctgtgctctgcaacacagAGGAGGCCTCTCCACTGTtgtggagaggccacaacagtgagaggcccgcacaccgcaaaaaaaaaaaaaaaaaaaaaaaaaagataccctgTTGTCTGGCCTGGTATCAAGATGCTCTGTTGTCTGGTGCTGTCTAGCATCTCAAAAGTCTGAGGAAGTAGAGGGTGTTGTACCTTGAGGGTTTCTACATTACTCCTTACACTAACTCAAATCACCCTTACCAAGTGAACAAGAGTTTATCAGGGTGAAGAGAAAAGATAGATCTTAGGACATTTGAAGGAGGCCAGGGACCCCAAAGAGCGAGCAAGTCTCTGGGCAGCCGCCAGCAGAAGGAAGGATGTAGGCTCCAAGGGAGATGTGAGAAAGGAAGGCCACAACAATCTGCTTTCAATCACAGAATCTTGAATTTGAATTACGCTTTAtgcttttcaaagcattttcacagaTTACTTGATTCCCTCTTCCTTAagatttcttattatttaaattctgGTTTTCAAGAagtatttttgttctgttttgtttttaaacaccaGTCCCTGAGCAGAACACATGGTTTAGTTTAATTACCTTTAAGGAGTCAATTAAGCAGACTAGGctataaaataaaagcatgggGATAGAATTCCGCTCATCCTTCTACGTTAAAGACTTTTCATTTTGGTGGCAACAACAGCTTTTGTGAATTAGAACAACCCGAACCTACCAGAAAGAATAAGAGTAAACATTCAGCTAACCGCAGtgaccagggggagggagggcggaGAGCTTGCAAATCCCCTTACTCACCGAAATGGGCTCCTTTTGTGTGATTTCCTGCGGAGGCAGCAGTCAGGGCTGCTATTTATACAGCGGCCCTCCCCCTAGTCGCACACAACATCCAGCGAAcacctcctgcttcctctctccaGAATGGGAAAGGTAAGTGCTGGGTACCTGATGCTCAACCTTTGCCGGGTCGCGGCATCTTCAGCGGGGCTGCAAATCGCTTCATGCTTCCACATCTTCCATTTTGCAGATCACCTTCTACGAGGACCGGGGCTTCCAGGGCCGCTGCTACGAGTGCAGCAGCGACTGCCCCAACCTGCAGCCCTACGTCAGCCGCTGCAACTCCATCCGGGTGGACAGCGGCTGCTGGATGCTCTATGAGCGCCCCAACTACCAGGGCCACCAGTACTTCCTGCGGCGCGGCGACTACCCCGACTACCAGCAGTGGATGGGCTTCAATGACTCCGTCCGCTCCTGCCGCCTCATCCCCACTGTGAGTGTGGCTCTGTCTTTGCCTTCCTCTCTTTGGAAATCTAAGCCATTAAAAACTGTCATCCTTCAACCAACGGTTCCAACTGGAGAGCAGAAAGGGGGAGTGAGCCCAGTGCATGCAGTCCATTCTAGAAGGGTGTCCCAGATAGCAAGCCATTCTTCATGAActctggtgttttttttaaaatcacatattcccagtttttcatgttttaaatggaatcaaaaatgaaaagactcaTTAACAAAAAGCAGAACATAGAAGAGACTGAAGTTATCTGTTCGagatataatttcctttttttgtattgaagtatagttgagttacaatgttctgttaatgtctgctgtacagcaaagtgattcagtcatacatacagacattcttttttttatattcttttccattacggtgtTTCACCAGACAGTGATTATGGTCTCTgggctgtacagtaggaccttgttgtttatccatcctatatataacagtttgcctctgctaacccTAAACTCCCACTCCAACATATAATTTCTTAAAGTGGTCATTGCAAGCCATATCAACGCAGAAATCCAATATATCACAACTTATAAATACAATCTGGTTCCGTTTAGTTGATAAAAATACTTTTGCTTGCTTTGGCTTACTTTTCTAATTGATTATCCTCCTAGAGAAGACAGGCACCCTGGCTTCTATTCTGATTTTGTAGGCAGTACCTATTAGCACACCTAGAGGTAGAAATTAGAGGAAAGGCCATATCCAAAACTACAGTTTGAGATTCAGTCTTTCCTAGAGAGTGATGGCAGAGTTCTTAGAAGAATGTGTAGAAGTGCGGGAGCATGAGATATGGTGTCATCCAAACAGAGCTGCAAGAAGACCATTCCTGCTGCTGAGGGAATGAGGAAGTGAAGGGTAGGAGGCCAGAAAGGAAGCTTAAGAGTCACATAGGTGGAAATTTGAACTGAAAATGAAGTTATGAAAACGGAGGTAGGGAAGATGTGTCATCTTACTTTTTTGCAAGGGCTTAATAATCCATAGTATGCATGAAAACCAAAACATTAGTCCTACAGAAAATAGCTAAACGTTGATTCCTTTATAACAAGGGTAATATATCAAATGAGGCTTCACTTTCCAATGATGCTCACTTTTCTCCTTTGAGAGGGACGTTCTCCAATAAGAAGCACTAAAAtgatcaattttattttagacaAACCTAAATTCCCAAGGACAGAGACTGGTGCATAGCAGTTGAAGAGCTGCTAAGTTCTGTTCCTAGCTTAGCCCATCCACCGTGAGATTCACGGGTGGGCGTTGGGGACCAGGAAGGCTCCTTAACTCTGCGACATGGTTGTGGTGAAAGCAGACTTGGACTAAGGGAACTTTAATTTCTCTCTATTTGTGTTcacttactttttcttctctgtctgccACCCTAGCACTCCGGCACTTTCAGAATGAGAATCTATGAGAGAGATGACTTCAGAGGACAAATGTCAGAGATCACAGACGATTGTCTCTCTCTTCAGGACCGCTTCCACCTCAATGAGATCCACTCCCTCAATGTGCTGGAGGGCTCCTGGGTCCTTTACGAGCTGCCCAACTACAGGGGAAGGCAGTACCTCCTGAGGCCAGGGGAGTACAGGAGATATCTTGACTGGGGGGCGATGAATGCCAAGGCTGGTTCTCTAAGACGGGTGAcagatttttattgaagtattttcATTCTCCACTTTTCTCCTTTAGAATCTAATAAAAGATTTAGCTTGTGTTTCTGGCACTAACAGAGTCCTGTCTTTCTTTTAATCTATTAGGCCTTCAAAAGCAATAATGGCACTTGACCAGACATGATAACATATGCTTTCAAGATGGGGAACAACCTCTTATAAGGGGAAGTGAGTAGAGGATATTATTGCCAGCGTTCTTTTAAAGGCTAGGCCACGTGGGCTCAAAGTTCAGTTCAACTGGGCTCAACCCATTTGTGGTTAATCTTACAAGTTACAATAATAAACAAGTTACATAAATAAACAGTTACAATAATAAACAAGTACTTATTGAAACACCTCAAGTTACCCCTCCAGATTATCCCCACCATCTTCCCTATATAGTCCAAGTCTTAATTGATAAGGAAAGCAATTCTCATCTAGACTCTTACTTTAGctccataaacaaacaaataaatgaacctGTCCTCTCACCTACTGCACTCCTTATCCTTCTGACAGCCTCCATCCCTTTTCTCCCATTTCCAATACCTCATACCTCCATGAGATTTTCCAATAGAATTCACTGTCTCTTTGCTGTATGTGCTTTGTACAAAATTTTCAGGATTTTTACGAAAAACCATATGCACATCGGAAAACTCTGCctcctatcatttttttttttttttttctggccacgctgCATGTGGGCcttagttcccctaccaaggATCGaaaccacaccccctgcagtggcagcatGGTGTCTTAACTCCTAGaatgtcagggaagtccctgcctcccATCATTTTAATAGGAGTAAAGTACTGTgaccatatatgaaaaataagggacttccctggtggtgcagtggtgaagaatcctcctgccaatgcaggggataagggttcaatccctgggctgAGAAGATCACAcgtgccacggagtaactaaacctgtgcaccacaattattgagcctgagctctagagcccgcatgccacaagtactgaaactTGCACGCTCTAGGGCTCGCATcatgcaactactgagcctgtgtgctgcaactactgaagcccatgcgcctagagaacgtgctctgcaacaagagaagccaccgcaatgagaatcctgggcaccacaatgagaagtagcccctgctggccacaactagggaaagcccgcgtgcagcaatgaagacccaatgcagccaaaataaaaataataataaagaaaaataatactaaatcAAAAAAAGGGCATTAAAATTTTCTGGAGAAGTTTGCTTGTTTGattcagttgttttcttttttaaataaacatagaTTAAGGTCACTAATAAAGAATTACAacataataaattaaagaaattaaaaataggtgAATGAAAAAATTGGGTCAGAAGaaaaacgagagagagagagagagagaaagtggtggagccaggagtgAAGTTTGAGCCCAAACTGGGTGCTATAAAGGCACTTTGGTGGCTGAAGTTAGAACCAGATTTGGATCCAGCAGCCAAGACATAGAAGGAAACATGATCAGTTCCATGACTGACAGAGTCCATaagacaaattaattaattattcaaGACTAGCCTAACCATTCCCAGTACTGAAacctaaaagaaaattttcttgtgGGTCCTAGTAAAGAAGATACTGAGTAAACAACGTCCTCAATAACATCCTGCGATAATTACATATGGTTCTTAGGACTGTTTCTTGTAAAGTTCCCCAGTGAAGCTGACAGCTTCAGGTCAAAATTCATCTGAAGTACCCCATCCTTTGAGATTCTAATAAATGGCACAAAGCTCATCTCACAGCAGGTGGGAGACTTAGTACCCACTTCTTCCAACACACATATACCCAATGTTTCTTGGAATTCTGGAGAGGAGACGAGTTGTTTATGCGGAGACGAGTTGTTTATGCTTTTCCCAGTTACTCTCCACTCTGAACTCCTGCCTTGTCATTGAGTGGATCCACACTGACCCAAAGTGGAGACATAGTGCCTTTTCCTTGAACTCCTGAACCATTTCTCACATAAAGCATTAATGTGTGCAGCCAGCTTTGTTACAGAGGTTGTGAGGGGAGAGATGCAAGTTTAGATCACAATAGCACAACAATATCAAGTTTAATATTGGATGACCCTGCTCTGGTCTGCAAGCTCCAACCTGCTGCTGGGCGGCCTGTCTTTCCCTTCCTTGCTCCTCTCTTCTCTGTCCTTAGATGTACCCACATGTTTGTTCATTCTCTGTAGAGTCTCCTTCCATCTCACACATCAAGGGCTCCATATCCACCACCCAAGTGGCTTATTACCAGGACAAGCATATAATGTGTTGCTTATCCTGAGTCATTTTTGAGAGTGAGTGTGTTCTATTAAGGATTACACTGGCGCAAGAGGCATGAAGCAGGACCGTTCCAGGCAAACTGGGGCACGTGGTAAGGCTCTTTATAAAGGCTCCTTCCCTGGAAAATAGATTCTTGTATTATTTGATATTAACTGTTCCTAAATCTCAGTTCTTTAACCTTTAAATTCCCAAAACTACTGTTGGCTTCCTGGAGACATTAGCCAGCATCCTCTGTTTGCCAATAATAATACAGCAAACATGAATGAGAAAGCCAAAAACTTCTTGGAGTGCCAAGTTTTACATTATTTGCCTAGTAGGCATAAACTCACAGGCATCAGACATGGAAATTATGTGAAACGCCTGAACTGAAGGCACATAAAACTAGAGACCCTGGATCTCATTGATCAAGTTTGCAAGTTGCTTCCCTTCCTGGGGCACAGGCAAAGAGAATGCAATCCACCCACTAATCCCAATTTAAAGAAAAGGTCAACAGTGGGGAGTTGCCGGGGAAGACATTATGCCCAAACTAACTCCTAATCTACCCTTCCTCATTCTCTCTATCCTCTCTCTAAACACTGGGACCTTGAAGAGATGAGTGTCTGAGGTGAAAGCAGAGAAGGGATACCCTACAGGATCCCACTAAACTTCTCCCCATGAAGATGAACCAACAATTCAAGATAACCCTGGTATCATCCTACATGCCCTACACACGCTAGTATTTCCTATATATCCTAGCTTGTTATAAGTCCAGattttaaagctttttcttccctttttttcctcttttctccctttgAATCCACAGTGTCTTCTGGACTAACCTTACAAAAGCTCCACCAAGCACAGAAACTGAAGTAGCAGCTAGCTATTCCATAAAAGTTTCAAGATCCCACTCTATTGAGCTACACCCTCAAAATGTTCTCCTCGCTATGGGTTCCCTCTCCAGTTTCCCTTCCCCATTTTCAAGGGGTAGGTCCTGATGTAAGCAGGTGTCTTATTCCATTCCCTCTGGACATTTGGAGttcaaattttcttctttgtgggtttgttaaaacaaaactgacaatCACAACCACCTGTTGCTTAAACAAGAAAGCGtattgtttttgttctgttttcttaaaatatttattttatttttttttatttattttgggttgtgcggggtcttagttacagcacgtgggatgtttgttgcagcatgcagacttctttgTAGCAGCatacgaactcttagttgcaacatgcatgtgggatctagttccccgacgaCGGATCAAGCTCTGGCCCCCGACATTGGGAGCATGGGgtcttagccattggaccaccagggaagtcctgagatgtACTGTTCTTGTTGAcgaaaaattaatcagtcaatttaagaaagaattggaaaattttattcgagccaaatttgaggattataacctgggaagagCACCTCAGGAAGCTCTGATAACTGTTCTGCCTGTTAGAAGTCAAGACACCGTGTATATATAAGTTTTCTGAGACACAGGGATGCacattaaatgacatattattgacagtttacataatccagatTTAAGCGCCATCGTGGTGGGTCATGTGACCCTTTACAAGCTCTAGAAGGAGTGTTGGACTtctctagtggcacagtggttaagaatccacctgccaatgcaggggacacaggttcgagccctggtccgggaagatcccacatggtgcagagtaaataagcctgtgtgccacaactaatgagcgtacgctctagagccctcgagccacaactactgaagcccacaagccacaactactgaagcccgtgcgcctagagcccgtgctccacaacaagagaggccacagcgatgagaagcccgcacactgtaaCAAAGAATAGacaccgctcgccacaactagagaaagcctgtgcacagcaagaaagacccaacacagccaaaaataaataaataaataaataaataaaaatttaaaatggaaaaccaaaaagagggaatgttatcttttaaggagttgccTTTTTggtgctaggagaatgttgctgtttatggttgagcaggcattctttttttttttttttttgcggtatgcgggcctctcactgttgtggcttctcccgttgcggagcacaggctccagacgcgcaggctcagcggccatggctcaggggcccagccgctccacggcacgtgggatccccccagaccgggacatgaacccgtgtcctctgcatcggcaggcagactcccaaccactgcgccaccagggaagcccgagcaggCATTCTTGATGATGGGAGAGGTCTGGTTGATgtataatgcagatacacaatgcgggggggagaggggaggccaaagggcagaaaagaatttttatgttgaaatttttcttgctttaccataaaatatgaattttatttcacatttttaacatgaaaattcATTTGTTCCAAGAGGAATGCCATAGGAGTTAAGCAGAGGTGGGTCAATGATTGCTGCCTGTCTTCACGTCAGTTAATGAACGGCCGAGAAAGACAAGCCGAGAAACAGAACCAGAGGCTGGTGCTATGATGGTGACCTCCAGGTCCTTACCCAGTCTCCTTGTTTGGGAGAGTTTGGTCTACATGGCCGCCAACCAAATGACCTCTTCTCATTTAACCAAGCACGTATATGATACAAATGCTACGTTAATTATCAGTACTAGGAAGCAAGCATGTGGGTAGTAAGGTGGACAGTTGATTGGACCTCAGACACTAGCAAAACTCTGGAATTGGACACTGCTGTTGTAACAGTAACTTGGCATCTCAGGAGACATACAATTAGAATTACGAAGGAGCAGAGGGCTTAGGGGACAGCAcagttctgttttctctcttttgcttaCTCATCTCGCCTATTATAAATGCCCATTAAATAGATGAAATGCAGGATGCTTATGTCATCCTACACATTGAAAGCTGCAAATGCTGAACTTTGATGCGAGTGTGTAGGCCTGTTGTGCTGAGCCTTTGAAAGAGGTCCCGTGGACTATTACAACGATGAATTTCAGACGAGGGAATAACGTTCATATCCCccagacatttattgagtaaaCTTTACGGGCCAGTTCATTTTTCCAGTTAGTGAGAATACAAAAGTAAAGATGGATGGCAGGGCAGAGGGgcggggagataaattaggagtttgggattaacatatacacattactatacataaaatagtaaacaacaaggacctcatatatagcacaggggactatactcaataacccataagggaaaagcatctgaaaaagaatagatataaatatatgtataactgaatcgctacacctgaaactaacaaaacaccgTAAatcagctacacacacacacacacccaccacacacacacacacccaccacacacacacacacacacacaaggaaaagaatggaaaagaaaagaagaaggaataaaTCAGAGTAGTGTTTTTCAAAGTTTGGTCAAGAACAACCTGCTGCTGccagttaaaaatacagattcctagaGTCCCTTCCAGATCTAATGATGCTGCGTCTCAGAAGAGCGTAGAGCCTGGCAATTAGCATTTTTAATAAGCACAGGTGATTCTTAATGCTCCCTGGAGTTTGAAGAACACTAGATGATTTCTAAAGTTCCTTCCAAATCTACATTTTTACCACAAAATGGCTTTGTGGTGGAGACACTTTTCAGGCATCTTTGAGAGAACTGAACATTTTTGAGAGAGACAATTGGGCTGAAGTCATCCTTAATAATGTCTCACTATTACTAATATCAAACGTTTATTCAGTGCTCATTTGTGCCAGGTATGTGCCAAACACATTAAACACATAATCCCATTTATTCAGGTCAATGTCCTTTAGCCAAAAGCCACCAGACACACCTGTTGTGAAACAAAGGGGTTTGTT
Encoded proteins:
- the LOC137226273 gene encoding gamma-crystallin B-like; translated protein: MGKITFYEDRGFQGRCYECSSDCPNLQPYVSRCNSIRVDSGCWMLYERPNYQGHQYFLRRGDYPDYQQWMGFNDSVRSCRLIPTHSGTFRMRIYERDDFRGQMSEITDDCLSLQDRFHLNEIHSLNVLEGSWVLYELPNYRGRQYLLRPGEYRRYLDWGAMNAKAGSLRRVTDFY